One window of Pseudomonas urmiensis genomic DNA carries:
- a CDS encoding glutathione peroxidase, whose product MHARWLAIPFLALATLASSWAADCPAVLQGSLPELSGKQQIDLCERFAGKPLVVVNTASYCGFAPQFEGLEALYKEYQGQGLQMLGVPSNDFKQEDADSEKTAKVCFANYGVTFAMTKAQHVRGNDAVPLFSELARQSSAPKWNFYKYVVDRRGKVIANFSSLTKPDDPEFKAAIEKAIASQP is encoded by the coding sequence ATGCATGCACGCTGGCTGGCGATACCTTTCCTGGCCCTGGCGACGCTGGCCTCAAGCTGGGCCGCAGACTGCCCGGCAGTGTTGCAGGGCAGCCTGCCCGAGCTTAGCGGCAAACAGCAGATCGACTTGTGCGAGCGCTTTGCCGGCAAGCCGCTGGTGGTGGTCAATACTGCCAGCTACTGCGGTTTCGCCCCGCAGTTCGAAGGGCTTGAGGCGCTGTACAAGGAGTACCAGGGGCAAGGTCTGCAGATGCTTGGCGTACCTTCCAATGACTTCAAGCAGGAAGACGCCGACAGCGAGAAGACCGCCAAGGTCTGCTTTGCCAATTATGGTGTGACCTTCGCCATGACCAAGGCGCAGCATGTGCGCGGCAACGATGCGGTGCCGTTGTTCAGCGAGCTGGCCAGGCAGAGCAGTGCGCCCAAGTGGAATTTCTACAAGTACGTGGTGGATCGTCGCGGCAAGGTGATCGCCAACTTCTCCAGCCTGACCAAGCCTGACGATCCTGAGTTCAAGGCGGCGATCGAAAAAGCCATTGCCTCCCAGCCCTGA
- the cobT gene encoding nicotinate-nucleotide--dimethylbenzimidazole phosphoribosyltransferase yields MTQSWWRDACQTVDNAAMDQARARQQQLTKPTGSLGQLETLAVTLSGLQGRERPSLEHVAISIFAGDHGVVEEGISAYPQAVTGQMLRNFVSGGAAISVLARQLEASLEVVDLGTIDPTLQLAGVRHLRLGAGTANFAQRPAMTDEQLRAALQAGRETALRAAEQGAQLFIGGEMGIGNTTAAAAVASTLLGCPARELSGPGTGLDTAGVRHKAEVIERALVLHGLRADDPLQALACVGGFEIAALTGAYLACAQQGVAVLVDGFICSVAALVAVRLNPHCRAWLLFAHQGAEPGHQALLAALEAEPLLALGLRLGEGSGAALAVPLMRLACALHGQMATFAEAAVADRPA; encoded by the coding sequence ATGACCCAATCGTGGTGGCGTGATGCCTGCCAAACTGTCGATAACGCCGCCATGGACCAGGCCCGCGCCCGTCAGCAGCAACTGACCAAACCCACCGGCTCGCTCGGTCAGCTAGAGACCTTGGCAGTGACCCTTTCTGGCCTGCAAGGGCGTGAACGGCCGAGCCTGGAGCACGTTGCGATCAGCATTTTCGCGGGCGACCATGGCGTGGTCGAGGAGGGCATTTCGGCCTATCCGCAGGCGGTGACCGGGCAGATGCTGCGCAACTTCGTTTCTGGCGGCGCGGCGATCAGCGTACTGGCGCGCCAGCTCGAAGCGAGCCTGGAAGTGGTCGACCTCGGTACCATCGATCCCACCTTGCAGCTAGCGGGCGTGCGCCATCTGCGTCTGGGCGCCGGCACGGCCAATTTTGCCCAGCGTCCGGCGATGACTGACGAGCAACTGCGGGCGGCGTTGCAGGCCGGACGTGAAACGGCATTACGCGCTGCCGAGCAGGGCGCCCAGCTGTTCATCGGCGGTGAGATGGGCATCGGCAATACCACTGCGGCCGCAGCCGTGGCGAGCACCTTGCTCGGTTGCCCGGCACGTGAACTGAGCGGCCCAGGCACGGGCTTGGACACAGCAGGGGTACGGCACAAGGCTGAGGTGATCGAGCGTGCCTTGGTCCTGCACGGGCTGCGTGCCGATGACCCATTACAGGCGCTGGCGTGCGTCGGCGGCTTCGAGATCGCCGCACTGACTGGCGCCTACCTGGCCTGTGCCCAGCAGGGTGTGGCGGTGCTGGTCGATGGCTTTATCTGCAGCGTCGCCGCGTTGGTCGCGGTGCGCCTGAACCCGCACTGCCGTGCCTGGCTGCTGTTCGCTCACCAAGGTGCAGAGCCTGGGCATCAGGCGCTGCTCGCGGCCCTTGAGGCCGAGCCGCTGCTGGCCCTCGGCCTGCGCCTGGGCGAGGGCAGCGGCGCCGCGTTGGCGGTGCCATTGATGCGCTTGGCCTGTGCCCTGCACGGGCAGATGGCGACCTTTGCCGAAGCTGCGGTGGCGGATCGCCCGGCATGA
- a CDS encoding MarR family winged helix-turn-helix transcriptional regulator, whose amino-acid sequence MLTSECICTHLRRAARGVSRHYDEALAGFGINVAQFSLLRHLQRLDQPSITSLAEAMGLDRSTLGRNLKVLEADGLVALAEGADQRNRVVLLTEAGKARLQDAGPAWERAQLTLVEQLGEGQRDELVRLLERLA is encoded by the coding sequence ATGCTGACCAGTGAATGTATCTGTACCCATCTGCGTCGAGCCGCCCGCGGGGTGAGCCGACATTACGACGAGGCCCTTGCCGGCTTCGGCATCAATGTCGCCCAGTTTTCCCTGTTGCGCCATCTACAGCGGCTCGATCAACCGAGTATCACCAGCCTGGCTGAAGCCATGGGCCTGGATCGCAGTACCCTGGGGCGCAATCTCAAGGTGCTCGAGGCCGACGGCCTGGTGGCCCTGGCCGAGGGGGCAGACCAGCGCAATCGAGTGGTGCTGCTGACCGAGGCTGGTAAAGCACGCTTGCAGGATGCCGGTCCGGCCTGGGAGCGCGCTCAGCTGACGTTGGTCGAGCAGTTGGGTGAAGGGCAGCGCGATGAACTGGTGCGCTTGCTGGAGCGTTTGGCGTGA
- the cobC gene encoding alpha-ribazole phosphatase family protein has product MIIDLLRHGETELGGGLRGSLDDALTERGWAQMRAAVEQGGPWHALVTSPLQRCAHFADELGARLALPVQLEAGIRELHFGDWEGRSAAQIMEDQADALGLFWADPYAFTPPGGEPVEAFAERVLTAIERLHREHAGKQLLLVTHGGVMRLLLARARGLPREQLLQVEVGHGALVRLQLEDNGQLRELP; this is encoded by the coding sequence ATGATCATCGACCTGCTGCGCCATGGTGAAACCGAGCTGGGTGGCGGCCTGCGCGGCAGCCTTGACGACGCCCTGACCGAACGGGGTTGGGCGCAGATGCGCGCGGCGGTCGAACAGGGCGGGCCGTGGCACGCGCTGGTCACTTCGCCGTTGCAACGCTGCGCGCACTTTGCTGACGAACTCGGCGCCCGCCTGGCGTTGCCGGTGCAGCTGGAAGCGGGCATCCGCGAGCTGCACTTCGGTGACTGGGAAGGGCGCAGCGCTGCGCAGATCATGGAGGATCAGGCCGATGCGCTTGGGCTGTTCTGGGCCGATCCCTATGCCTTCACCCCGCCGGGCGGCGAGCCGGTCGAGGCCTTCGCTGAACGGGTGCTGACGGCCATCGAGCGTCTACACCGCGAGCATGCTGGCAAACAGCTGCTACTGGTGACCCATGGCGGGGTGATGCGCCTGCTGCTGGCCCGTGCGCGGGGGCTGCCCCGTGAGCAATTGCTGCAGGTCGAAGTCGGCCATGGCGCGCTGGTGCGTCTGCAGCTGGAAGACAACGGACAACTGCGGGAGCTGCCCTGA
- a CDS encoding adenosylcobinamide-GDP ribazoletransferase, which produces MLPLWIALQFLSSLPVTLPGMPEPRETGRSLLFYPLVGLLFGLLLWAASHLLHGTPAPLHAALLLTLWVLLSGALHLDGLADSADAWLGGFGDRERTLLIMKDPRSGPIAVVTLVLVLLLKFCALWVLVERGVGAWLVLAPLVGRAALLGLFLCTPYVRPGGLGQALAEHLPKRTARWVLLASALACVALGGWAALWLVLLAGVVFAWLRQLMCRRLGGTTGDTAGAMLELLELAVVLGLALLPLT; this is translated from the coding sequence ATGCTGCCACTGTGGATCGCCTTGCAGTTTCTCAGCAGCCTGCCGGTCACCCTGCCGGGGATGCCTGAACCGCGTGAGACGGGTCGCTCATTGTTGTTCTATCCGCTGGTAGGCCTGCTGTTCGGCCTGTTGTTGTGGGCGGCCAGCCATTTGCTGCACGGCACTCCAGCACCGTTGCATGCCGCCTTGCTGCTGACCCTGTGGGTGCTGCTCAGTGGCGCCTTGCACCTGGATGGGCTGGCCGACAGCGCTGACGCCTGGCTGGGCGGCTTTGGCGATCGTGAGCGCACCTTGCTGATCATGAAAGATCCGCGCAGCGGGCCGATCGCCGTGGTCACCCTGGTGTTGGTACTGTTGCTCAAGTTCTGCGCGCTGTGGGTGTTGGTCGAGCGCGGCGTCGGCGCCTGGCTGGTGCTGGCGCCCTTGGTTGGGCGGGCGGCGTTGCTGGGGTTGTTTCTCTGCACGCCCTACGTACGTCCCGGTGGGCTTGGGCAAGCGCTGGCTGAGCATCTGCCCAAGCGCACGGCGCGCTGGGTGCTGCTGGCAAGTGCACTGGCCTGCGTGGCGTTAGGTGGTTGGGCGGCGCTGTGGCTGGTGCTGCTGGCGGGCGTGGTGTTTGCCTGGTTGCGTCAGCTCATGTGTCGAAGGTTAGGCGGCACCACAGGGGATACCGCCGGGGCGATGCTTGAGTTGTTGGAATTGGCAGTGGTGTTGGGGCTGGCGTTGCTGCCTCTTACGTGA
- a CDS encoding glycoside hydrolase family 5 protein, with amino-acid sequence MRHWILTSLFLLAIQSAHGADLIEFWNTPRHGGNSFNRLPPNQAYFQALQGYGATWVRLSYDKWQPEQRDFLLGNADAYQGLATADLAQLRQVLDHAHGAGLKVVIAPLSLPGMRWSQNNHDQFDDRLWQDKHYWAQAAAFWRDLAQALKDHPAVAAYNLINEPAPEKLGGLAEHADPQRMQQWYAAQQGGPRDLPGLYQQLLAAIREVDPDTPIMLDAGWYAAADAFAYWPAALSDERVLYSVHMYEPYAATSAPNMTRKKPFAYPGPVPFAGHTEQWNAQRVAQYLQAPLEWFDRVKLPHSRLVVGEFGCMRRLPGCQQYLEDVLTVLDKNALHWAFYSYREDSWDGMDYELGTAKVPWRYWQAIEQGAEDPLKRAAKAAFEPIRKRLQQ; translated from the coding sequence ATGCGCCATTGGATACTCACCAGCCTGTTCCTGCTCGCCATCCAATCAGCCCATGGCGCCGATCTGATCGAGTTCTGGAATACCCCCCGCCACGGCGGCAACAGCTTCAACCGGCTGCCACCGAACCAAGCCTACTTCCAAGCCCTGCAAGGCTATGGCGCCACTTGGGTGCGGCTGTCCTACGACAAATGGCAACCTGAGCAACGCGACTTTCTGCTGGGCAATGCCGATGCCTATCAGGGGCTCGCCACAGCCGACCTGGCCCAGCTCAGGCAGGTCCTCGACCATGCCCATGGCGCAGGCCTGAAAGTGGTGATCGCACCGCTTTCGCTGCCGGGGATGCGCTGGTCGCAGAACAATCACGACCAATTCGATGATCGCCTCTGGCAAGACAAACATTACTGGGCGCAAGCCGCCGCCTTCTGGCGTGACCTTGCCCAGGCGCTGAAGGATCACCCGGCAGTCGCCGCCTACAACCTGATCAACGAGCCAGCGCCGGAGAAACTCGGCGGTTTGGCCGAACACGCAGACCCACAGCGGATGCAGCAGTGGTACGCCGCCCAGCAGGGCGGCCCCCGCGATTTGCCGGGCTTGTACCAGCAGTTGCTGGCGGCGATCCGTGAGGTCGACCCTGACACGCCGATCATGCTCGACGCCGGCTGGTACGCGGCAGCGGATGCGTTTGCCTACTGGCCAGCAGCGCTGAGCGATGAGCGGGTGCTGTATAGCGTGCACATGTACGAACCCTACGCGGCTACCAGTGCGCCGAACATGACCCGCAAAAAGCCCTTTGCCTATCCCGGGCCGGTGCCTTTCGCCGGGCATACCGAGCAATGGAATGCCCAGCGGGTAGCGCAGTATCTGCAAGCGCCGCTTGAGTGGTTCGACCGAGTGAAACTGCCCCATTCACGGCTGGTGGTCGGAGAGTTCGGCTGCATGCGACGTCTGCCCGGTTGCCAGCAGTACCTTGAAGATGTGCTGACGGTGCTGGACAAAAACGCCCTGCATTGGGCGTTCTACAGTTATCGTGAAGACAGCTGGGATGGCATGGACTACGAACTGGGCACTGCCAAGGTGCCGTGGCGTTACTGGCAGGCGATCGAGCAGGGCGCCGAGGATCCGCTCAAGCGCGCGGCCAAGGCGGCATTCGAGCCCATCCGCAAGCGCTTGCAGCAATGA
- the cobU gene encoding bifunctional adenosylcobinamide kinase/adenosylcobinamide-phosphate guanylyltransferase — protein sequence MRNLILGGARSGKSRLAEQLAQDSGLAVTYIATSEPLDGEMNARVQLHRQRRPDHWALIEQPLQLAAVLRAEAAPGRCLLVDCLTLWLTNLLMLEDDQRLAQERDALLDCLQSLPGTIILVSNETGLGVVPMGELTRRYVDLAGWLHQAVAERCERVVLTVAGLPLMLKGPAL from the coding sequence ATGCGCAACCTGATCCTTGGCGGTGCCCGCTCCGGCAAGAGTCGCCTGGCCGAACAACTGGCCCAGGACTCGGGCCTGGCGGTGACCTACATCGCCACCAGCGAGCCGCTCGATGGCGAGATGAATGCGCGGGTGCAGCTGCATCGCCAGCGCCGCCCCGATCACTGGGCGCTGATCGAACAGCCGCTGCAACTGGCCGCGGTACTGCGCGCCGAGGCGGCGCCAGGGCGCTGCCTGCTGGTGGACTGCTTGACCCTGTGGCTGACCAATCTGTTGATGCTCGAGGACGACCAGCGCCTGGCGCAAGAGCGCGACGCGCTGCTCGACTGTCTGCAAAGCCTGCCGGGCACGATCATTCTGGTCAGCAATGAAACCGGCCTGGGCGTGGTGCCCATGGGCGAACTGACCCGCCGTTATGTCGATCTGGCCGGCTGGCTGCACCAGGCCGTAGCCGAGCGCTGCGAGCGCGTGGTGCTTACCGTTGCCGGCCTTCCTCTGATGCTCAAAGGACCTGCTCTATGA
- a CDS encoding MFS transporter, which yields MTSVWRTSGWVLLGAALILALSLGVRHGFGLFLAPMSADFGWGREVFAFAIALQNLIWGLAQPFAGALADRFGAAKVVVIGGILYTAGLITMGMADSAWSLSLSAGLLIGIGLSGTSFSVILGVVGRAVPAEKSSMAMGIASAAGSFGQFAMLPGTLGLIQWLGWSAALLVLGLLVALIVPFVGLLKDRPLPSHGAEQTLGQALREACSHSGFWLLALGFFVCGFQVVFIGVHLPAYLVDQHLPATIGTTVLALVGLFNIVGTYTAGWLGGRMSKPRLLTALYLLRAVVIVLFLWAPVTQFSAYLFGIAMGLLWLSTVPLTNGTVATLFGVRNLSMLGGIVFLFHQLGAFLGGWLGGVVYDRTGSYDLVWQISILLSLLAAALNWPVRERPVARLQAQAA from the coding sequence ATGACTTCCGTTTGGCGAACCAGTGGGTGGGTGCTACTGGGGGCGGCGCTGATTTTGGCGTTGTCTCTGGGGGTGCGACATGGCTTCGGGCTGTTCCTGGCGCCGATGAGCGCCGATTTCGGCTGGGGGCGCGAAGTGTTTGCCTTCGCCATTGCCTTGCAGAACCTGATCTGGGGTCTGGCCCAACCGTTCGCCGGCGCGCTGGCTGACCGTTTCGGCGCAGCCAAGGTGGTGGTCATCGGTGGGATTCTCTACACCGCAGGGTTGATCACCATGGGCATGGCCGACTCGGCCTGGTCGCTGTCGCTGAGCGCCGGCTTGCTGATCGGTATTGGCCTGTCCGGAACATCCTTCTCGGTCATCCTCGGGGTGGTTGGGCGCGCGGTGCCAGCGGAAAAAAGCAGCATGGCCATGGGCATCGCCAGTGCGGCAGGCTCGTTTGGCCAATTCGCCATGTTGCCGGGCACGCTCGGCCTGATCCAGTGGCTGGGCTGGTCGGCGGCCTTGCTCGTACTGGGCCTGCTGGTGGCGTTGATCGTGCCGTTCGTGGGCCTGCTCAAGGATCGTCCGCTGCCGAGTCATGGCGCTGAACAGACCCTGGGCCAGGCACTGCGTGAAGCGTGTTCGCATTCGGGCTTCTGGCTCTTGGCCCTGGGGTTCTTCGTCTGTGGCTTCCAGGTGGTGTTCATTGGCGTGCACCTGCCGGCCTACCTGGTCGACCAGCACCTGCCGGCGACCATCGGCACCACCGTGCTGGCGCTGGTCGGATTGTTCAATATCGTGGGTACCTACACCGCCGGTTGGCTCGGAGGACGCATGTCCAAGCCGCGCTTGCTGACGGCGCTGTACCTGCTGCGGGCGGTGGTGATCGTGTTGTTCCTGTGGGCACCGGTGACCCAGTTCAGTGCCTACCTGTTCGGCATTGCGATGGGCCTGCTGTGGCTGTCTACAGTGCCGTTGACCAATGGCACGGTGGCCACCTTGTTTGGCGTACGTAACCTGTCGATGCTCGGCGGCATCGTCTTCTTGTTCCATCAGCTGGGCGCCTTCCTCGGCGGTTGGCTGGGTGGGGTGGTATACGACCGCACGGGCAGCTATGACCTGGTCTGGCAGATCTCCATCCTGCTCAGTCTGTTGGCTGCCGCGCTCAACTGGCCGGTGCGTGAGCGTCCGGTCGCCCGCCTGCAGGCGCAAGCGGCATGA